The window CTACTACCATTTACACACTGGTACAGTCGCATACAATCACTACTACCATTTATACACTGGTACAGTCGCATACAATCACTACTACCATTTACACACTGGTACAATCGCATACAATCACTACTACCATTTACACACTGGTACAATCGCATACAATCACTACTACCATTTACACACTGGTACAGTCGCATACAATCAATActaccacttaccatcatggtccgcttatttgtgtattttgccCAGTGTGGTGCGGACTTCGTGAAGGTGTCGCAGAAGGCGCCGGTGGGCGTCGAGCACGCGCCCTTCCAGCGCGTCGCCTCGCTCGACGGTGACGGCGACCGCCTCGTCTACTACTACCTGGATGACACGTTAGTACTGCTACTacactatgtatgtatgtagtgaagaaaataataacacacAGACACGCGCCTTTtgtctccaaaggggtaggcagagacgcaactcgtgcacccactttccgccatgctTATTTCGTCCCATTACGTGATAGGGGGTGGGCATGTCAGGTCCAAAGTCAGATTCCggtgctgatactaaatacaaaaaccCAGTATCTCTGTCCCACTCAGGGATCGAACTTCAGACCTCAGCACTACTGtcgaaaatattaaatgtaaacaaatagcACATTCGTTTAAAATAATGCTGTTTGTGGACTTGGccattaaatttgaaatatggGCAGACAATACTTTTTTCTTTAACATTCTAAATTGAAAGATCCAAATcgaaaattaattgattatttttttttcattggctcataattttaactttataagcaaggaaatacattttagaaataatgaatctctaaaataaaactactgtaGTTAAAACAATGTTGCGTACCAAAAACACTttggtataaatttatttgttgagAGATACCATAATAAACTTATCATCCATTTTGTTTCAGAGACAAGATGAACCTGCTAGACGGGGACCGCATCGCGACATTGCTGGCCAGCTACATCACGGAGCTGGTGACCGCGAGCGAGGCGCAGGACATACGGCTCGGGCTCGTGCAGACCGCGTACGCTAATGGCGCCTCCACTGCGTACATCACCAAGCATTTGGTATAATATAGCTCTAGATTTATTTCTATCTTAAACTCATAACGCCCGTATTcttaaacgttatttatctaaggatggagcatagctgtgataataagtctgtttctcagtgttgacggtatggcagccttcgcagtgcttagacatagggccgttgtgattggcttatattgaaatacaactttaatctagttggctgtcagataaacaaagccgaacaaacagcaagctgtcagataaacaaagctgaaaacaGACTTATTtaatcacagctttgctccgtccttagataggtaatgtttatgaatacgggcgtaaGATAGGGACTCACCACAATTTCTTCACAGACAAGACtcagtcgttttcaataaatgcaaAACGTAAATATCTGATTTTGAGAATAAACTAATCATCATAAATGTAAGTACTTCAAAAAATCTTGGTTCTAATTGGTCCAGTCCGCTGGAATGAAAAAGAGATTGGCatcgttaaatttaatttaaaacgacgGTTAGTTTTTAACTGTTTGTTTAActcgatattattatttgttacaatatgTTGCGAACTTtagtacttaatttttaaaaaaataaaaaaggcaattAATCCTTATATAACACAATTTCAGAAAGTGCCAGTAACATGTGTGAAGACCGGCGTGAAACATTTGCATCACGCGGCGCTGTCGTACGACATCGGAGTGTACTTCGAGGCTAACGGACACGGCACCGTCATATACAGTGACAAAGCTAAGAAAATCATCCGCAAGATCGCTCAAGAAGGGTTAGTTTTAATATCTATTCATTTAGGCTAGGAAACCATGGATGAAGTTCAGCTTTGTtcatatagtattttattaagaattttgGTACcgtgatatatattatttacattttgttaggTGTTTTAGATCAAAATAtctcaaatattaaaaacaattctaCCTGGACAGGTTTTGTTAGAACTAATAGCAAAATTAACTCATAACCTTTCTACAGCGAGCCGGAGCAGCGTAAAGCGGCGCAACTGCTGTTAGACTTCGTAGATATAACGAACGAGACGGTGGGCGATGCTATCTCGGACCTGTTCCTCGTGGAGACCGTGCTGTGTGCCCGCGGGCTGAGTGCCGCGCGCTGGCTAAAGGCGTACGACGACCTGCCCTGCAGACAACTCAAAGTTACCGTCAAGGTAtggtgtttttaattaaatgggGTGAACGGGAGTAAAAGCGGTGAACAAGAATAGGTGggacattaaatttattacgatTAATTTTCAGTGCCACAATCGTGATAgccataatatttaataatttcgaaaTACCTTCAGCATAAACAATATCAAATTGTTGAAAAAATAGTCGATTTACTATAAAGTTCAATCATTAATCAAGAATAAAACCATTAATTCAACACAGCGAACTTCTTTGTTGGATATTGATTTAAACATCGATTTTCTTTATGTCACAAATCATGTCTTTCTAGGACCGCAACGCCATCTCGACGACGGACGCCGAGAGGCAATGCACGGCGCCCGAGGGACTGCAGACGCGCATCAACGAGTTAGTCGCGCCGTACAAACATGGCCGCTCGTTCGTGCGTCCGTCCGGCACGGAGGACGTGGTCAGGGTGTACGCGGAGGCGGATACACAGGAGGTGGGTTAAGTTATATTGTGGGGGAATATATGGGATATGTTAATCTTCTATTGATTAACAACACTAAAtccaaaaattaacatagagaTTAAGTCAgtggatttttaaattatttccctgatgggattaaataaaaagagaatGAAAGTTTTAAGGATGATATGTGATTGGGAAATGAATTCTCTCTGGCACATGACTAGATATGCAATATttcaattctaaaaaaatatagtctacGGTTTtctattattactatattatttactcTATAGTTGCGAATAATATAGCtattaatatagaataaatCTTTTCTAAATCGGACTATGAAGTTTAATCTGTCTTTACTGTTGCAGTCGGCGGACAAATTGGCCGCAGAGGTCGCACAAGCCGTATTCGACCAAGCCGGTGGAGTCGGCGACCGTCCCACACTGCCAGTGTAAACCCCCAGTACTGATGTTCAGGCGTTACTGATGTCTGCACTACGTTTAGAGCATGTTTAAacgttttattgataaaattggttgaaagtgaaaaaaatatatattattagggTTTAGAGCATAGTAATAATAAACCTTAATACTTCGTGACCAATTATTAGTTTCTGCTCGCTGAGATTACCTCAAtgctataataaaaaactgaaCGTGCTCTAAATGCAGTTATCTAACAGTACAACGCACTACTAGTCTAATCGGTTGATATCTTTAGGtgcgtaatttttatattcaatttcgGACCAATATTATTTCGCCTTTATTATGCAGCTCTCTTGCTCATGTTTGTAAACGCTAATTCTATGACGGTGCACGATATCGTATTTTATAGggtatttttagtatttaaagCTACATTCAAAGTATATTATGTGTTTCTAAGAAACAGTAGAATATTATAAACCATgttgaaaatatactttatgctttataataaaagtgTAGATTGTAGATTGACCCATTGTGTAACATAAATATAGTAGAAAATACAACTtagaagaaaaaacaattgGTATCTGAATTCTGATAAATTTTGTATGTAGTAATTTGCTATTGCTTAGCCAAGAGAATAGCTTCATAGCGTTAATTCTTGTAACAATATAAGTGCACCGTCATAGAATTCCATCTAAAGTGAtggtactaataaaaaaatctcaataaataaaacagtaaccTGCTCACAAAGTAGAAATATTAGCAGCTAGAATATGTATCTCTGCTCATAatagatactaaaatataagtatattacaaGTAAATCACAAATAAATGTTACGTTATTTACTCATACGAATTATTTAAAGGAAAAACACACTGCCTGTTAGCGATATAATGGTTTATATTTCATTTCTGTAGAATATGTCTGAATgtaatcaattaatatttcccaGCAGGTTATATATCACACCAAAACCAGCTttaatgtacttatatttagattccttttactatatttttttttatcttaaaagtTTGGAGTAATCTAGTAAATCGtgaaaataatttcagtttGTTGATATTTTGGACAAATTCTATCTAAATGAAGTTTAGTGATAttttcagaatatattttaaaacttaacagCACAGTTCtgtaaacaaataattgtaatcacAAGATGTTATTTTTCTGACAATATTTTATAGCCACCATGCACAATGTCCAAGAACAATATTATGCTATTTTATATTGGAGATtcgttcattttattaaatttaattatcaattataaattaatattttactgtattttaataattgatcttaataaatattgtaaagatgTGTACACAGTACAATTAAATTCAGTAGTGAAAagattgttgtattttattaaaagtaaattctttttaaaatgttgaagTGCCATGGGCAGAGATTAAATTAAGGTAAGATCGGTTAGAATAGATCGAAAATGTCTAGACATAAAACGAGAACAAATTGTATAAGgattgaaaatttaattgttaGTGAAATTGTCAACTGTCAAACTTTCCCAAATCGATATCTGCGCGTTTTGATTCCATTTTAAATCGATATATAAatgctattaaaaaataatgtcaaacaatatgctatattaataaaagatcccaatctcaattGATCACAAGTATGTGTGAGCATGTCAAACTTTATTTGGTGATTGATTCATTCTCACTTGTAGAGACTGTTCATATGAAACAAGCCGATAATGTTATACGCCCTATTATTGcacactataaaatatatacttgttatgatACACCTACCATGTCAATAAATTTAATCACTTTGGGAAAGGTTGACATTTTCAGCCTTATTGAGTTGTGTGAGAATGGGTGGTACAATTGGCCATACATTTGTAAAGGCAATTCCAttgttaaatctaaaaaatgTTCTCTTGTGGGTTACGAAGTGTGCAAGCATGGAAAATGAAGGTTTACATATTATCCGTTatcaatataatacatttttctcATTCGTCCtaaatgacaatataatattgttacatgAAAGATAAGCTTAAAATTGCAACCTGGTataaacataaaagtttaattaaaaaaaaataatgaataactaCTGCCTGCCTCTTTTGAGAATATTTGTACCATTATtgaggaaagaaaaaaaattaaattactaagtaATCTATTTTATAACTTTCGCAAGTTTACTTTAGTTGGTTAGTATAGCCgacagtttataaaaatatatttattaacgacGTATTACGTTTTTTCCTTCTCTAAATATGCTGTACTGTTCATTATGGTACgctacttttattaatttacgtgCGGAAATGTCTTTTTAAGGACAGTATCCGAACATGTTACCAACAGTCCAAATAACCTCCGAGCGAAAGGGAGAATCAAGctcaaaattctttaaaacCATGTGGTCTTTGATAATGTGATAAATGGTACTTGTAGATGTTTTGCGGCACTGGACGATTATCTTATCTCACGTCTCGCAGTGTCACGATACCAATGTTTCAAATCGCCTGATGCGCGAATAACTGATAACTATGAAACACTGACACACCCAGCTATTGGATTACAATTTGATCACTAACATCTCtgacaaataaaacattgaaactGTAGCCGCAAATTGTCATGTTACTGATTACCTAAATCAATATTCATATGATTTAccattaaaaatgatttcattaAGAAAAAACATAATCGTTAATTATGGtcaataaaagtacaaaaatatatattatcatattgaATCTATAAGTTTGTTGTAAATTTACTTAATCTGGGTATGAATATGTGTGTAAACCCGGTGCTGTCTAGGCCTTATTGATAATATACACGGCTATTTACGTATTTTCTCTTCATGTTGcggttttgtttaaaaatatttcctcgtgTGCAATTGTTGTGTGGTTGTATTCAGTTTatgctattatatttaattaaataattatttactaatagaatattttatttcgtcaTTAAGTACCCATTTTATGTTATGGACAATATATTCCGTTCCATTTTGTTTAGATGTAATAAACATcaatgttttcaataaatgatcccaaacgcttttttcgatctatcccAAAATTGACCTatcaaaacatgttttttttatatgcttacacgtgagttattttgattggttaatttacGGAGTCGGATTGAGAATGGGATCGTTttttgaaaacggctgttagtaaTTTACTTCcctgattaattaataaaagatatttattattaataagggACTgtaacctaagatgtttttattacatagatacgttgtccgagctcaatactgccaagacgaaagcaaggtaattgcccgacattcacttagtcaacctccgacctctgtcgcggctagtcggcttactaactttttgtattattataaatgaaatgccttcctgtgtttttagacgatgtacagaTTATACTCCAactatgaatgaaaaaaatatttcatttcatacgttagtaatgaATACtcattactaacgtatgaaatgaaacattttttagtGTATACacactatttaatttatttttatctaataaatacattttattagactGTTATGGCGACgaggcggtcgacgctcgggcccattcgggcaCACTCGGGGCCCattcgggccgtatcaatgcgagccgctagggctgtggcTACAGTAAATACGGCGCTGTTGTGCAATTTtattagtgtatgacgcgtctatttgtaaaacgtcattgcctGTAACTAAAAACTTCAAGCATGTATTAATTTACACCTGTCAACGTATTCGAAAGCTATCATGATGATCATAATTTATGttgatattataacaaaattatctttGTGTATGCattcattacattacattactcggtggcgtagttgtaagtgtacacggtacaagtacggctgctgcgctgaggtcctgggttcgaatcccgggtcgggccaaaaataattgtgactgggtttttccatcttaaaaattactcaatcgcagctcggagtcaggaagttggcggtgtgatacccccgtgcctcggaaagcacgtaaagccgttggtcctgcgcctgatctctctccggtcatgtcggattgccgtcttaccgaactttgagagtgaaggaacagagtgcacctgtgtattgcgcatacactggtgcactataatatctcctgcgtacctggctgatctctgttgagattggccgccgtggccgaaattcggctaggagggattcaattTACCTTATAcacaattaattgtaaaatgaaaacaaaaaaataacaaataaaatatttattaacaaataaaacatcaataCTATTTCCAGACGGAAATTAATTCTAATCAATGGCCGACACACATCGAAGCGCCGCCACGTCGCAATACAAAATTACGCTGGTATGTTTGACGATGACTTGCGTTCTTCTAATTTTTACGCTTTGATGTGTCTTTGCCGTAATAGGTTccttaataattatagtaatcatGTGTAAATAGTCGTGGTGTTTGTATTGCCATTATTAAGCCaagaatttttaatacatttcaaataaactaaGGAAATATTTAGACCCTCATATTAAGTAGGTGTATTCTTTATATAGTGTTAAAACAATCACTGTTATGGATATTTGATGTGTGtgtgaattaaatttttaaccCTCCTATTAGTTCAATGTCCGGGTATAGTAATAGAAAAGAGTAACAAGAGTACTTTAACTCATAGAAgacaagttttattaataaaaaattggcaATTCAGTTTTCAGAAAATTAACGAAATACGGAATATATGAAGGGCTCATGACCagtactttaaaaaaacttgCTGAATTATTAGTGATTGTGTTTTTAAaacttacattaatatttaaaaatcaaagatttttaaacaataaacaacattttggagatcaaaattaacaatttcgttACATTTTATTCACTAAAACTTCTTATTAGATAATGACTAATCATTGTGATAGTGTgcaaatgcatttaaaattttggaaTGTTTACCTGATTCTATAGACTCCAATAGATATGACATTTTACcaaattttaagttattaaaatcttaataCGCTAATAGTTGAAATAGAGTGTTCATTAAAtacttaacttttattttaaaacctgttttagaaaaaaaattaccaatattGACATTTAACAATTTCAAACGTTGCACGTTTTTTGATTGGCTTATGtacataattcaattaaaaatacgCGTGCGCAAAGTAAGCTATAACCAAAATGATTTAGCTGCATTCATATACATAAGTGTGGATTTACGTAACTAgagatttataaaacattccTGATTAATATGACCCACTTCATCTTTTTTACAATGCTTTTTCCTTAAAAGAAGTAATGAACTAGGTTGCAGACTAAAGTTAACAACTGAATAGATTTTCTCATACTTGCCTTGTGTAAAATAGTTTAGACATATTTGTAAAAGCAATCAGTGTTATGAAAACAAGCTATAGCATTATTCAAACTAAGTGAATAAGAGAGAAATAGTTTCAACAAACTCGTCATATAACTATTCATGTGCTACAGGCTACTATTGCAATGCATTTGAAATATGACCTGTGGGCTGCTCATAATTATTACTGAATTTAAAGCTGaataatgaaaagaaataatatgcttattatttgctattacagatcatgttttaattatataattagtgATGTTTATcaacaattaagtataaaataaataaatattacattaaatatgtaattcattcatttatttgcaaaaatgaGAATGCTTTATACTCAATTAACTAATAAACAACCTCAACTTCAAAATCAACCGTCCATCAGATTCCTTGATCTGTtctcacaaaaaaatatataattatgtattgtttatttataaataatatt of the Manduca sexta isolate Smith_Timp_Sample1 chromosome 18, JHU_Msex_v1.0, whole genome shotgun sequence genome contains:
- the LOC115442821 gene encoding phosphoacetylglucosamine mutase, which gives rise to MPPSSLRVVYAFAREMHPKTSDVFIEYGTAGFRTKANLLEHVVYRMGLLAVIRSRVKNGRTIGMMITASHNLEPDNGVKLVDPDGEMLEQSWEEIATRLANVSDNDLESTTAEIIKQVNADMSLKASVFIGMDTRYTSPRLAAAAANGVIALKGTPKEFGIVTTPMLHYCVKCRNDNTYGTPTEEGYYEKIVGAFKNIRQKLSVWGDYDTTLYVDGANGVGGKKLNIIKKSLGGELDLKLYNLGGNGGKLNLNCGADFVKVSQKAPVGVEHAPFQRVASLDGDGDRLVYYYLDDTDKMNLLDGDRIATLLASYITELVTASEAQDIRLGLVQTAYANGASTAYITKHLKVPVTCVKTGVKHLHHAALSYDIGVYFEANGHGTVIYSDKAKKIIRKIAQEGEPEQRKAAQLLLDFVDITNETVGDAISDLFLVETVLCARGLSAARWLKAYDDLPCRQLKVTVKDRNAISTTDAERQCTAPEGLQTRINELVAPYKHGRSFVRPSGTEDVVRVYAEADTQESADKLAAEVAQAVFDQAGGVGDRPTLPV